A stretch of Treponema vincentii F0403 DNA encodes these proteins:
- a CDS encoding PilZ domain-containing protein, translated as MGFLTSQQVNKYYDFFQKAEITFTKEVIQAMSLNAQQSSIRCVGSEGGPWPCVINSSSMIGAKVIVPQHCGIYEKICEGSTAISLWFSFSQTNGKSDLSFFVSGKVVSCTPYTVTPDLLLLNIEYTQRAPDDLIEKLGLIVDAKANTTKRGDERIELNAEAMRKLSLAKKETIVYIENIPRRCIVRDISFSGAKFIMAGIAPFLLNKDCVLKFDFDDPTVIVGLRGKIIRAELVESRKDLIAVAMAYNASTVPLAYKIRLTQYFNQQRKIYP; from the coding sequence ATGGGTTTCCTGACGAGTCAACAGGTTAATAAGTATTATGATTTTTTCCAGAAAGCGGAAATAACTTTTACAAAAGAAGTTATCCAAGCGATGAGTCTAAATGCGCAGCAGTCGTCGATACGCTGCGTCGGTTCCGAAGGAGGGCCGTGGCCGTGCGTCATCAACTCTTCTTCGATGATAGGGGCAAAGGTAATTGTTCCGCAGCATTGCGGGATATACGAAAAGATATGCGAAGGTTCCACGGCAATTTCTCTGTGGTTTTCGTTTTCGCAAACGAATGGAAAAAGCGATCTTTCGTTTTTTGTTTCCGGAAAGGTAGTAAGCTGTACCCCGTATACCGTAACTCCCGATTTACTCTTACTCAATATTGAATACACACAGCGTGCCCCTGACGACCTCATTGAAAAGTTAGGGCTCATCGTCGATGCAAAAGCAAATACTACCAAAAGAGGAGATGAGCGCATTGAATTAAATGCGGAAGCAATGAGGAAACTGTCGCTTGCTAAAAAAGAGACAATCGTGTACATAGAAAATATCCCTCGGCGCTGTATCGTAAGGGATATTTCTTTTTCAGGCGCAAAGTTTATTATGGCTGGGATTGCTCCGTTCTTGCTTAATAAGGATTGCGTATTAAAATTCGACTTTGATGATCCCACCGTCATTGTCGGGTTACGCGGTAAAATCATCAGAGCGGAGCTGGTTGAGTCACGAAAAGATCTCATTGCAGTCGCGATGGCATATAACGCGTCGACCGTGCCGCTTGCGTATAAAATACGGTTAACTCAATATTTTAATCAGCAGCGTAAAATCTACCCCTAA
- a CDS encoding ABC transporter ATP-binding protein, whose protein sequence is MNVKTAADDILIMKNISKIYPNGVTANRHVNFSVRAGEIHALVGENGAGKSTLMKILFGIEQPTEGTILYNGNELHIKSPLDAIRQGFGMVHQHFMLVESMSVAENICLGMEPGNGPLLHEKLMNEQAQKIIEQYHFVIDPKEKIKNLPIGTRQKVEILKALYKGARILILDEPTAVLTPQETEELFIELKELRNSGCTIIFISHKLNEVKEICERITVLRNGTSVGVYSAGEISEKEISNLMVGKNIHWEIEKKESVPGETVLKLRNVCMNGDTGRFLLNRVSFDLPAGKILGIVGVEGNGQKELIDAITGLRRCTEGTITLNGKDITSCSIAAIRRDGLSYIPQDRIKVGTAVNASIQENLFAVFTEDSRFVHKGILKKNEIKQWADTLIKQFMIKTKSPDVPVKMLSGGNMQKVIIAREFSASAGCIIADQPTRGVDIGAAKFIHQKIIEMRDNGVAVLVNSADLAEILEISDSLLVMYGGEITAYFADAGTVSETELGEYMLGLKKQDAHELAGCLR, encoded by the coding sequence ATGAATGTTAAAACTGCAGCTGATGATATTTTAATAATGAAGAATATTTCAAAAATATATCCGAACGGCGTTACCGCAAACCGGCATGTTAATTTTTCGGTTCGTGCCGGTGAAATTCACGCGCTTGTGGGCGAAAACGGCGCCGGTAAAAGTACCTTGATGAAAATATTGTTCGGCATAGAACAGCCGACTGAAGGTACGATTTTATATAACGGAAATGAATTGCATATCAAATCTCCGCTTGACGCTATCCGTCAGGGATTCGGTATGGTTCATCAGCACTTTATGCTTGTCGAATCGATGAGCGTTGCCGAAAATATCTGTCTGGGGATGGAACCCGGAAACGGACCGTTACTGCACGAAAAACTCATGAACGAGCAGGCTCAAAAGATCATAGAGCAGTATCATTTTGTCATCGATCCGAAAGAAAAAATTAAAAACTTACCCATAGGAACTCGTCAAAAAGTAGAGATTCTAAAAGCTTTATATAAGGGCGCCCGCATTTTAATTCTTGATGAACCGACGGCTGTATTAACACCGCAAGAAACGGAAGAATTATTTATCGAATTGAAGGAATTGCGGAATTCGGGCTGCACGATTATATTTATCAGTCATAAATTAAATGAAGTTAAAGAAATATGCGAAAGGATAACCGTATTGCGCAACGGTACTTCCGTCGGAGTATATTCCGCCGGAGAAATTTCGGAGAAAGAAATATCGAACCTTATGGTCGGTAAAAATATACATTGGGAAATAGAAAAAAAAGAAAGTGTCCCCGGAGAAACGGTTTTAAAGTTGCGGAATGTCTGCATGAACGGCGATACAGGACGTTTTCTCCTTAACCGCGTGAGTTTTGATTTACCTGCGGGGAAAATTCTCGGTATTGTCGGAGTTGAAGGGAACGGGCAAAAGGAACTTATCGATGCGATAACGGGACTGCGGCGCTGTACGGAAGGAACAATAACATTAAACGGTAAAGATATAACGTCATGCAGTATTGCGGCAATCAGAAGAGATGGCCTTTCCTATATACCGCAGGATAGAATAAAGGTAGGAACAGCGGTTAACGCTTCCATTCAGGAAAACTTATTTGCCGTCTTTACCGAAGATAGCCGCTTTGTGCATAAGGGGATTTTAAAAAAGAACGAAATAAAGCAATGGGCGGACACACTTATTAAACAATTTATGATTAAAACCAAAAGTCCCGATGTACCGGTAAAAATGTTGAGCGGCGGGAATATGCAAAAAGTTATTATTGCGCGTGAATTTTCCGCTTCCGCAGGATGTATTATTGCCGATCAGCCGACGAGGGGTGTCGATATTGGAGCGGCAAAATTTATTCATCAAAAGATTATTGAAATGCGCGACAATGGCGTAGCCGTTTTGGTGAACTCCGCCGATTTAGCGGAAATTCTGGAAATAAGCGACAGTCTGCTTGTTATGTACGGCGGTGAAATTACGGCATATTTCGCCGACGCAGGCACTGTGAGCGAGACGGAATTGGGAGAATATATGCTCGGTTTAAAAAAGCAAGATGCGCACGAACTTGCAGGATGTTTAAGATGA
- a CDS encoding transposase translates to MKRYDENFKIEALKLSDEIGVKKACEQLNVNYGTLAGWRKQRVKKNKEGKSTDADIQRENSRLKKEIAELKSANEILKDALGFFVQDRKK, encoded by the coding sequence ATGAAACGGTACGATGAGAACTTTAAAATCGAGGCATTGAAGCTGTCGGACGAGATCGGAGTGAAGAAGGCGTGTGAACAGCTTAATGTGAACTACGGAACATTAGCAGGCTGGAGAAAGCAGCGGGTAAAGAAAAACAAAGAAGGAAAAAGTACAGATGCTGATATTCAAAGAGAGAACAGCCGCCTCAAGAAAGAAATAGCCGAGCTTAAAAGTGCGAATGAGATACTCAAGGATGCACTCGGTTTTTTCGTTCAAGACCGGAAGAAATAG
- a CDS encoding D-alanine--D-alanine ligase family protein, producing the protein MNIAIIYGGRSGEHEVSLVSASFVVRAIGSEHSVHLIGITKNGEWYLQPSSLLEHIRKDTSAVLTIKCDKAARVAVIPGGGTAAGLSVNGTPIAADVVFPVLHGSFGEDGTIQGLFEMADLPYVGGGVLASSAAMDKEKSKIIWQHEHLPIVPFLCVRKFQWDNPKEREGFILHAEKELEYPLFVKPCRVGSSVGAGKASNRTELLQKMEEAFLWDSKVLIEACIAAREIECSVTGNDECVVYTPGEIIPSHEFYDYDAKYIDPDGAQLKIPADIDDEQRREIRSIAGKAYRALDLTGLARVDFFIDKKTKTIYLNEVNTIPGFTAISMFPKMCEASGMPYRELIMHLFDLAIERFNAARQIRTDWK; encoded by the coding sequence ATGAATATAGCAATCATCTACGGCGGAAGGTCGGGCGAACATGAGGTGTCGCTTGTTTCCGCTTCTTTTGTTGTCCGCGCTATCGGCAGTGAACATAGCGTGCATTTAATCGGCATTACGAAAAACGGCGAATGGTATTTGCAGCCCTCGTCGCTGTTAGAACATATCCGTAAGGATACGTCCGCTGTTTTAACGATAAAATGCGATAAGGCCGCGCGGGTAGCCGTTATTCCCGGCGGAGGCACCGCCGCCGGTTTATCGGTAAACGGTACGCCGATTGCCGCGGATGTCGTTTTTCCGGTACTGCACGGCAGCTTCGGAGAGGACGGTACCATCCAAGGTTTATTTGAAATGGCCGATCTCCCCTACGTCGGCGGCGGTGTGCTTGCAAGCAGCGCCGCAATGGACAAAGAAAAAAGCAAAATAATCTGGCAGCACGAACATTTGCCTATTGTTCCGTTCCTCTGTGTAAGAAAGTTTCAATGGGATAATCCTAAAGAACGCGAAGGCTTTATTCTTCATGCGGAAAAAGAATTGGAATATCCACTCTTTGTAAAGCCCTGCAGAGTCGGCAGTTCCGTCGGCGCAGGCAAGGCTTCCAACCGTACCGAATTATTGCAAAAGATGGAGGAGGCTTTCCTCTGGGATAGCAAGGTACTGATCGAAGCTTGTATCGCTGCGCGGGAAATTGAGTGTTCCGTAACCGGTAACGATGAGTGTGTAGTCTATACTCCGGGAGAAATTATTCCCTCCCATGAATTTTACGATTACGATGCCAAGTACATCGACCCTGACGGCGCACAGCTGAAAATTCCTGCCGATATAGACGACGAACAACGCCGGGAAATCCGCAGTATTGCAGGCAAGGCATACCGTGCACTCGATTTAACCGGTTTGGCGCGTGTTGATTTCTTTATAGACAAAAAAACAAAGACGATTTATCTGAACGAAGTAAATACCATCCCGGGCTTTACCGCTATTTCGATGTTTCCCAAGATGTGCGAAGCATCGGGTATGCCGTACCGGGAATTGATTATGCATTTATTCGACCTTGCCATTGAGCGGTTCAATGCCGCACGGCAAATCAGAACGGATTGGAAATAA
- a CDS encoding IS3 family transposase, with amino-acid sequence MEKDGLFAYIHHRTADKQFSARMLCAVLPVSESGFYKWKRNRKKVKAWQKLLAQMHKILDEDEENKNYGVRRMQIALEQRGIKRSLSTVRRAMARGNLLHEDRKSPDGLTKADKKAMRPQNIIKQDFSAQEPLRKLLTDITQIPCKDGKLYVSPLFDCYNGEIISLAMDTNMKKELCIKTITEAYKNFDIPSGAIIHSDCGSQYTSDEYKKTLGQLHAVQSMSGVGKCWDNARMESWFATLKKEKIYQLDTTKLTVEEVKTIVWRYTFAYYNTKRITTVNPDGLPPLVYRKTAAKKSAA; translated from the coding sequence ATAGAAAAGGATGGTCTTTTTGCTTACATCCACCACCGTACTGCTGACAAGCAATTTTCAGCACGGATGCTGTGCGCTGTTCTTCCGGTCAGCGAAAGCGGTTTTTATAAATGGAAGAGAAACAGGAAAAAAGTGAAAGCATGGCAGAAACTGCTCGCTCAAATGCATAAAATTCTCGATGAGGATGAAGAAAACAAGAACTATGGGGTGAGGCGTATGCAGATAGCACTTGAACAACGGGGCATTAAGCGTTCATTGTCGACGGTAAGACGCGCGATGGCACGAGGAAATCTGCTGCATGAAGACAGAAAAAGCCCTGACGGTCTTACAAAAGCCGACAAAAAGGCGATGAGACCGCAGAATATCATCAAACAAGACTTTAGTGCACAAGAGCCTTTGAGAAAATTGCTGACGGATATAACTCAGATACCATGCAAAGATGGAAAGCTGTACGTATCACCTCTTTTTGACTGCTATAATGGGGAGATCATTTCTCTTGCAATGGACACAAACATGAAAAAGGAACTATGTATAAAAACGATAACGGAGGCATACAAGAATTTTGATATACCAAGTGGAGCGATAATTCACAGCGATTGCGGAAGCCAGTATACAAGCGATGAGTACAAAAAGACGCTCGGACAGCTGCATGCGGTGCAGAGTATGAGTGGAGTTGGGAAATGCTGGGATAATGCCCGGATGGAAAGCTGGTTTGCAACGCTGAAAAAGGAAAAGATCTATCAGCTTGATACAACAAAACTGACCGTGGAGGAGGTCAAGACAATCGTCTGGAGATACACGTTTGCTTATTACAACACGAAACGTATCACGACAGTAAATCCCGATGGCTTACCTCCACTGGTATACAGGAAAACAGCAGCTAAAAAAAGTGCTGCTTAA
- the serS gene encoding serine--tRNA ligase, producing the protein MLDYRFIKNNLEAVKRNIINRAMHADAEAAVRLFDERTEMVTALQGLQAKRNENSLAMKKAKDAAERTALIETGKAIKAEIAAAETALKEKEAALDAAMMQIPNMAHPDAPIGKEDKDNCEVKRVGTVPQFDFEPKDHVQLGEELDLIDFDAATKVAGVKFYYLKNEAVFLEQALVLYGLNILRKHGFTPFITPDVAKEEILRGIGFNPRGSESNVYTIEDEGTCLVATAEITLGGYHSDEILEKAKLPLMYCGLSHCFRREAGAAGQFSKGLYRVHQFTKLEMFVYCTPEESDAIHEKLRLIEEEIFSGLGIAFRVVDTCTGDLGAPAYRKWDLEAWMPGRNGGEWGEVTSTSNCTDYQARRLNVRFKDDDGKNKYVHMLNGTAIAVSRALVAIIENYQQKDGSIKIPDALVPYCGFDVIKKRV; encoded by the coding sequence ATGCTTGACTATCGATTTATCAAAAATAATTTGGAAGCGGTTAAACGAAATATTATTAACCGTGCTATGCATGCCGATGCAGAGGCTGCCGTCCGCCTCTTTGATGAACGGACGGAGATGGTAACTGCCCTGCAGGGACTTCAGGCAAAGCGGAACGAAAACTCCCTTGCAATGAAAAAAGCGAAAGATGCGGCAGAACGCACCGCGCTTATCGAAACGGGCAAGGCAATTAAAGCCGAAATCGCGGCTGCCGAAACAGCTTTAAAAGAAAAAGAAGCGGCACTCGATGCGGCGATGATGCAGATCCCGAATATGGCGCATCCCGATGCACCGATCGGCAAGGAAGATAAGGACAACTGCGAAGTAAAGCGGGTCGGTACGGTTCCGCAGTTCGATTTTGAGCCGAAAGATCACGTACAGCTCGGAGAAGAACTCGACTTAATCGACTTTGATGCTGCAACAAAGGTTGCCGGTGTAAAATTTTACTATCTTAAAAACGAAGCAGTGTTTTTGGAGCAGGCTTTGGTGCTCTACGGGCTGAATATCTTACGCAAGCACGGCTTTACCCCGTTTATTACCCCTGATGTTGCAAAAGAAGAAATTCTCCGCGGTATCGGTTTTAATCCGCGCGGAAGCGAATCAAACGTCTATACAATCGAGGATGAAGGCACCTGCCTTGTCGCAACGGCAGAAATTACGCTCGGCGGCTATCATTCGGATGAAATACTCGAAAAAGCAAAGCTTCCGCTGATGTACTGCGGGCTTTCGCACTGTTTCCGGCGTGAGGCTGGAGCGGCGGGGCAATTCTCCAAGGGATTGTACCGTGTGCACCAATTTACCAAGTTGGAGATGTTCGTATACTGCACACCGGAAGAATCCGATGCAATCCACGAGAAACTCCGCCTTATCGAAGAAGAAATCTTTAGCGGCTTAGGAATTGCTTTCCGTGTCGTCGATACCTGTACAGGAGACCTCGGCGCTCCCGCCTACCGTAAGTGGGACTTGGAAGCATGGATGCCCGGACGCAACGGCGGAGAATGGGGAGAAGTTACCTCTACCTCCAACTGCACCGACTATCAGGCACGCCGCCTTAATGTACGGTTTAAAGACGACGACGGTAAGAATAAGTACGTACACATGCTGAACGGCACCGCCATCGCCGTGTCCCGTGCCCTTGTCGCTATTATCGAAAATTATCAGCAAAAAGACGGCAGCATTAAAATCCCTGATGCACTGGTACCCTACTGCGGTTTTGACGTCATCAAAAAAAGAGTATAA
- a CDS encoding tetratricopeptide repeat protein yields MENSDKQLLYIKVPDEYALAAKIPGFDSSIPLPLLLTDENNFSAESISEEMILAGMLNVFAYDRDNQHIAYYRDIFKQLRPNILEEMTNAAILKIKNADFDLAEQLLFALERLFPEHIQTKLNIALLMDERSRFYEQAGAEDYADYYTDKAFQTYKEVLAAEPPLPEAFFNAGFFFIRQKNFPKAKSVFETYIATETAQDELTLHRKQKASELIKWIETQALDDELFKSAFDFIQMGEEEKALEKIREFLEHHPKVWNAWFLLGWALRRQERWKDASEAFLHCLELGKKTPKELAVAYCDICNELAICLMELEQFDESRRWLMSALEQEPDNIKIISNLGTIALKEEKTEEAKAFFRTVLDIYPEDALAVEILKKLENK; encoded by the coding sequence ATGGAAAACTCCGATAAGCAGCTCCTTTATATCAAAGTGCCTGATGAATATGCACTGGCGGCGAAAATTCCCGGATTTGATTCATCGATACCGCTTCCGCTCCTATTAACGGACGAAAATAATTTCAGCGCAGAAAGTATTTCCGAAGAAATGATTTTAGCCGGTATGCTGAATGTATTCGCTTATGACAGGGATAATCAGCACATTGCTTATTATCGCGATATTTTTAAGCAGTTACGGCCGAATATCCTCGAAGAAATGACTAACGCTGCCATTTTAAAAATAAAAAACGCTGATTTCGATTTGGCGGAGCAATTGTTGTTTGCGCTTGAAAGGTTATTTCCCGAACACATACAGACAAAATTGAATATTGCCTTGCTGATGGATGAACGTTCCCGTTTTTATGAACAAGCCGGTGCGGAAGATTATGCCGACTACTATACCGATAAAGCGTTCCAGACCTATAAAGAGGTGCTGGCTGCCGAACCGCCGCTGCCCGAAGCCTTTTTTAATGCAGGCTTTTTCTTTATCCGCCAAAAAAACTTCCCTAAGGCAAAGAGCGTATTTGAAACGTACATAGCCACTGAAACGGCGCAAGATGAATTAACGCTGCATCGTAAGCAAAAGGCTTCGGAGCTTATTAAATGGATAGAAACACAGGCGCTTGACGATGAACTTTTTAAAAGCGCTTTCGATTTTATCCAAATGGGCGAAGAAGAAAAAGCGCTTGAAAAAATACGGGAGTTTTTAGAGCATCACCCTAAGGTATGGAATGCGTGGTTTTTGCTTGGCTGGGCACTGCGCCGTCAGGAACGGTGGAAGGATGCGTCGGAGGCATTTCTTCATTGTCTTGAGCTTGGAAAAAAGACCCCGAAGGAGCTGGCGGTTGCCTATTGCGATATTTGCAATGAGCTTGCCATCTGCTTAATGGAGCTTGAACAATTCGACGAAAGCCGCCGTTGGCTGATGAGTGCGCTTGAGCAGGAACCGGATAATATCAAGATTATTTCAAATTTAGGCACTATCGCGCTAAAAGAAGAAAAAACGGAAGAAGCAAAAGCTTTTTTTAGAACGGTTCTCGATATTTATCCTGAAGATGCGCTTGCCGTTGAAATTTTAAAAAAATTGGAAAATAAATAA
- a CDS encoding ABC transporter permease → MKLMGRLSFEKRFELIRFAAAIGIAVLLSFFIILCVSKEPLLAFSKLFLGPLESARRFGNVLELCIPLSFAGLAVAVMFSADMFNMGAEGAFYVSGAVAVFTALLVPLPPVIAPLVSIVIGGLCGAFVCWVPALLKQRWNANELVSSLMLNYVFFYITKYFANTTFKDPSAGFMATYLIPANAKLSRLIPGMRLHSGLFILCSVVVLTVLFIRRTAWGYRLVQTGRNIRFARYAGLNTTAIIAYSQLIGGFIAGVGGSVEVLGMYDRFQWQSLPGYGFDGIVVAILAKNKPHYIPLAAFFLAYLKIGADKMATSTDVTAEMVSIIQGVIIMLAAAQAFLSKWRQKALVKESGLYE, encoded by the coding sequence ATGAAATTGATGGGACGTCTTTCATTTGAAAAAAGATTTGAATTGATACGGTTTGCCGCTGCAATCGGTATTGCGGTGCTCTTATCGTTTTTCATTATCTTATGTGTCAGTAAGGAACCGCTGCTTGCGTTTTCAAAGCTCTTTTTAGGGCCGCTTGAATCAGCCCGCCGTTTCGGTAACGTACTTGAACTATGTATTCCGCTAAGCTTTGCCGGTCTTGCGGTTGCCGTTATGTTCAGTGCCGATATGTTTAATATGGGCGCTGAAGGGGCCTTTTATGTAAGCGGCGCTGTTGCCGTATTTACCGCCTTACTGGTACCGCTGCCTCCCGTTATTGCACCGCTTGTATCCATCGTTATCGGCGGGCTGTGCGGCGCTTTCGTGTGTTGGGTTCCTGCTTTGTTAAAGCAGCGGTGGAATGCAAATGAATTGGTTTCGTCGTTAATGCTCAATTACGTGTTCTTTTACATAACAAAATATTTTGCCAATACGACCTTTAAAGATCCGTCGGCAGGTTTTATGGCCACCTATCTGATTCCCGCCAATGCGAAATTATCCCGCCTTATTCCGGGTATGCGGCTGCATTCCGGGCTTTTTATATTGTGCTCCGTAGTTGTGCTGACCGTGCTGTTTATCCGCCGGACGGCATGGGGATACCGGCTGGTACAAACCGGAAGAAATATCCGCTTTGCCCGCTATGCCGGCTTAAACACTACGGCAATCATCGCTTATTCGCAGCTTATCGGCGGATTTATCGCAGGGGTCGGCGGTTCGGTGGAAGTACTGGGAATGTACGACCGTTTCCAATGGCAAAGCTTGCCGGGGTATGGTTTTGACGGCATCGTCGTCGCTATTCTTGCAAAAAACAAACCGCATTACATTCCCCTTGCAGCTTTCTTTTTAGCGTATTTAAAAATCGGCGCCGATAAGATGGCTACCTCTACCGACGTTACCGCAGAAATGGTTTCTATTATTCAGGGTGTTATTATCATGCTTGCCGCGGCACAGGCGTTCTTGAGTAAATGGCGGCAAAAAGCACTTGTAAAGGAGAGCGGCTTATATGAATAA
- a CDS encoding ABC transporter permease subunit: MNNFLSYILTAEFAYSVLRVTTPLLFAAQASVVAENSGASNIALEGIMLFAAAFGALGTGLTGSLFAGFLIALGGGLLIAVLLVYFALYLKTDIILSGIALNTLAAGGTVFIIYVLIHDKGSTSSLVSLVFPKLVIPGVAAIPVLGTILSGQNVLTYLAFFTVFAVWFLLYKTGIVNISAVPKYPKCI; the protein is encoded by the coding sequence ATGAATAACTTTTTAAGTTATATTTTAACTGCGGAGTTTGCCTATTCAGTTTTGCGTGTTACAACTCCGTTATTGTTCGCCGCCCAAGCCTCGGTTGTTGCGGAAAATTCAGGCGCATCGAATATCGCATTGGAAGGTATTATGCTTTTTGCCGCAGCATTCGGCGCATTAGGTACCGGTTTAACGGGCAGTTTGTTTGCAGGATTCTTAATTGCGTTGGGCGGCGGTTTATTGATTGCCGTGCTGCTGGTTTACTTTGCCCTGTATCTTAAAACCGACATCATTTTGTCCGGTATTGCGTTAAATACGCTTGCTGCAGGCGGAACGGTGTTTATCATATATGTGTTAATCCACGACAAAGGCAGTACCTCATCCTTGGTTTCTTTGGTATTTCCTAAACTGGTTATTCCCGGTGTTGCCGCAATCCCCGTTTTAGGTACTATCCTGTCGGGGCAAAACGTATTAACGTACCTCGCTTTTTTCACGGTGTTTGCGGTTTGGTTTTTGCTGTATAAAACTGGAATAGTCAATATTAGTGCAGTGCCTAAATACCCCAAATGTATTTAA
- a CDS encoding carbon starvation CstA family protein has translation MLALHFYCITPVANPDGIDYVVISKPKAFLIQLLNIAGLGPIFGAISGALWGPSVYLWIVGGTLLAGGVHDYLSGMLSLRNDGASITEITGKYLGHTMQNIMRVFGLVLLVMVGVVFMVGPAGLLALLTPEWLNVKVWTIIILIYYFLATLLPIDKIIARFYPIFGILLILMAVGVSVATIMNNGTRPMMELTLENLYPSANQRPIWPLMFITVACGAISGFHATQSPIVSRTLKNEKEGRWVFYGAMVAEGIIAMVWASAAIAFFWNKDGSGTGLKALLDIGGGNSKSVYAICTGLLGTVGGAIAMVGVIACPITSGDTAFRSARMIIFDWFKLDEKKLKTRLSIAIPLLLIGYCISLINYNVVWRYFSWSNQTLAMIVLWTGGAYLATNYPNRNRCWIAVIPATFMSAVSVTYLMYAPECFNLVRLGMQGITISYTVGIVFAAVFFIIFMTRIYMRPQQSFESQQKIIIGRVHSK, from the coding sequence ATTTTGGCGCTGCACTTTTATTGTATCACTCCAGTAGCAAATCCTGACGGAATAGACTATGTGGTCATTTCAAAACCAAAGGCTTTTTTAATTCAGCTTTTGAATATCGCCGGTTTAGGTCCAATCTTCGGTGCAATCTCCGGCGCTTTATGGGGGCCGAGTGTCTACCTTTGGATTGTCGGCGGTACGCTGCTTGCCGGAGGTGTACACGACTATCTTTCCGGTATGCTGTCGTTACGCAATGACGGTGCAAGTATTACCGAAATTACCGGTAAATACTTAGGTCATACGATGCAGAACATCATGCGTGTATTCGGCTTAGTACTGCTTGTTATGGTAGGGGTTGTATTTATGGTAGGTCCTGCAGGGCTCCTTGCACTGCTCACTCCCGAATGGCTCAATGTTAAAGTATGGACGATTATCATCCTTATATACTATTTCCTTGCAACCCTTCTTCCGATCGATAAGATTATCGCACGCTTTTATCCGATTTTCGGTATTCTCCTTATTTTAATGGCTGTCGGCGTTTCGGTTGCTACAATAATGAACAACGGAACCCGCCCGATGATGGAACTCACACTCGAAAATCTCTATCCGAGCGCCAATCAACGCCCCATTTGGCCGCTGATGTTTATTACGGTAGCATGTGGCGCAATCTCCGGTTTCCACGCAACGCAATCTCCTATCGTTTCGCGTACGCTGAAAAATGAAAAGGAAGGACGCTGGGTTTTCTATGGCGCCATGGTTGCCGAAGGTATTATCGCAATGGTATGGGCATCGGCAGCAATCGCGTTCTTTTGGAATAAAGACGGATCCGGTACCGGCCTTAAAGCTCTCCTCGATATCGGCGGAGGAAATTCAAAATCCGTATACGCAATCTGTACCGGTCTGCTCGGAACAGTCGGCGGGGCAATCGCAATGGTCGGTGTTATCGCTTGCCCGATTACATCAGGCGACACTGCTTTCCGCAGCGCCCGTATGATCATCTTTGATTGGTTTAAACTTGATGAAAAAAAGCTGAAAACACGGCTTTCAATTGCAATTCCGCTGCTGCTTATCGGATACTGTATTTCGCTTATCAACTACAATGTTGTATGGCGCTATTTTTCGTGGTCAAATCAAACGCTTGCAATGATTGTTTTATGGACGGGCGGCGCTTACCTTGCGACAAACTATCCTAATAGAAACCGGTGCTGGATTGCGGTTATTCCTGCGACGTTTATGTCAGCTGTTTCCGTTACGTACCTTATGTATGCACCGGAATGCTTTAATCTTGTCCGGCTCGGTATGCAGGGAATTACCATTTCATATACTGTAGGTATTGTCTTTGCTGCGGTGTTCTTTATCATCTTTATGACAAGAATTTACATGCGGCCTCAACAGAGTTTTGAAAGTCAACAGAAGATTATTATCGGGCGTGTTCATAGTAAATAA